A stretch of the Solanum dulcamara chromosome 6, daSolDulc1.2, whole genome shotgun sequence genome encodes the following:
- the LOC129891456 gene encoding protein NUCLEAR FUSION DEFECTIVE 4-like, which yields MVNVKGGTRPPWVGLGAAVWLQIASGSAYNFPLYSHSLKSVLGFNQQQLTMLGVANDIGENVGLIPGVVCNKFPPWVVLLIGSFSCFVGYGVLWLSLSQTVQNLPYWMLWIALCVATNSSAWFSTTVLVTNMRNFPLSRGTVAGILKGYGGLSAAVYTEVYSALLRNSSSKLLLFLALGVPTLSLLMMYFIRPCTPSLGEDSSESYHFLFVQVASVVLGVYVLTTTVLEDVFSLNVYVSYTFLIIMVFLLMAPLAIPVKMTFYPSNRGKLAVSDVSVQDDGGAEKSEPFLTPLSSSANLGSFQEGDEISEVDMLLAEGEGAVKKKRRPRRGEDFKFTEALVKADFWLLFLVYFFGVGSGVTVLNNLAQIGIAQGLHDTKILLSLFSFCNFVGRLGGGVISEYFVRLKALPRTVWMTCTQVVMIITYLLFASALNGTLYAATALLGVCYGVQFTTMVPTASELFGLKHFGIIFNFMSLGNPLGAYLFSGLLAGFLYDNEAAKQHSTTCLGPNCFRVTFFILAGVCGLGTILSIVLTMRIRPVYQMLYAGGSFRLPQSSNH from the exons ATGGTGAATGTTAAGGGTGGAACAAGGCCACCATGGGTAGGATTAGGAGCTGCTGTATGGTTACAAATAGCATCTGGGAGTGCATACAATTTCCCCCTTTACTCTCATTCATTGAAATCAGTTTTGGGTTTTAATCAGCAACAGTTAACTATGCTTGGAGTGGCAAATGATATAGGTGAAAATGTTGGGCTTATTCCTGGGGTTGTATGTAACAAGTTTCCACCTTGGGTTGTTCTATTGATTGGTTCTTTTTCATGTTTCGTTGGCTATGGAGTTCTTTGGCTTTCACTTAGTCAGACTGTTCAGAATTTGCCTTATTGGATG TTATGGATTGCACTTTGTGTGGCCACTAATAGTAGTGCTTGGTTCAGCACAACTGTGCTTGTGACTAATATGAGAAACTTTCCTCTAAGCCGGGGCACAGTTGCTGGTATTCTTAAAGGCTATGGAGGGCTCAGCGCTGCAGTATATACAGAAGTCTACAGTGCATTGCTTCGCAATTCTTCTTCGAAGCTTTTGTTGTTCCTTGCACTCGGGGTTCCTACTTTAAGTTTGTTAATGATGTACTTTATTAGGCCTTGTACTCCATCTTTAGGCGAAGATTCTTCAGAGTCATACCACTTTTTGTTCGTCCAAGTAGCTAGTGTTGTTCTCGGTGTCTATGTATTAACAACAACAGTTTTGGAAgatgtattttctttaaatgtCTATGTTTCTTACACTTTTCTCATTATCATGGTATTCCTTCTAATGGCTCCGCTAGCCATTCCTGTGAAGATGACATTTTATCCCTCAAACCGCGGCAAGCTGGCCGTGTCTGATGTATCAGTCCAAGACGATGGCGGTGCAGAGAAATCGGAACCCTTTTTAACACCATTATCATCGTCGGCAAACCTAGGAAGTTTTCAAGAGGGAGACGAAATCTCTGAAGTGGATATGCTTCTGGCTGAGGGGGAAGGTGCAGTAAAGAAAAAGAGGAGGCCAAGAAGAGGCGAAGATTTCAAGTTCACTGAAGCTTTGGTCAAGGCAGATTTCTGGCTTTtgtttttggtttattttttcGGTGTGGGTTCTGGGGTTACCGTTCTCAATAATCTGGCACAAATCGGAATAGCTCAAGGTCTTCATGATACAAAGATCCTGCTATCACTCTTCAGCTTCTGCAACTTTGTTGGTCGTCTTGGTGGAGGAGTTATTTCAGAATATTTTGTCAG GTTAAAAGCATTACCTAGAACAGTTTGGATGACATGCACACAAGTAGTAATGATCATTACCTACCTTCTGTTTGCTTCTGCACTTAATGGTACCTTATACGCAGCCACCGCATTACTAGGAGTCTGCTATGGTGTTCAATTTACAACAATGGTCCCAACAGCCTCTGAGCTGTTTGGTCTCAAGCATTTTGgtataattttcaattttatgtCGCTAGGGAACCCGTTAGGTGCTTACCTCTTCTCCGGTCTCCTTGCTGGGTTTCTCTATGATAATGAGGCAGCGAAGCAGCATTCCACCACTTGCTTGGGTCCTAATTGCTTTAGAGTCACCTTCTTTATTCTGGCTGGAGTATGTGGTCTAGGAACCATACTTAGTATTGTTCTTACTATGAGAATAAGACCTGTTTACCAAATGCTTTATGCTGGAGGATCCTTTCGGCTACCTCAAAGTTCAAATCATTGA
- the LOC129891455 gene encoding uncharacterized protein LOC129891455, whose protein sequence is MDWYSWLCKTSLDQELIYEYGLVFIRNELQKEDLIYFNHEFLQSMGISVAKHRLEILKLARKEGGGGGGTNSSSNSLSRLVLAINKTKKLLAKNLSKLSFHRASTHLVLSELKPYRTQWTGALKKLESSKEERAIVTTRSIIMKSGPLDRRMQDKLMATNRNQSASGPLDGRVLQEKLMYPNKSPMKSGPLDRRYKDSSVYPSRINKSGPLDAKGYSSPRLNHYNQEMIPADDGVIYSQWSLMFQDMKPT, encoded by the coding sequence ATGGATTGGTATTCTTGGTTATGCAAGACTAGCCTTGATCAAGAACTTATCTATGAGTATGGTCTTGTTTTCATCAGAAATGAACTTCAGAAAGAGGACTTGATTTACTTCAATCATGAATTCCTTCAAAGCATGGGGATAAGTGTAGCCAAACATAGGCTAGAGATTCTCAAATTGGCTCGAAAGGAAGGCGGCGGCGGAGGAGGAACAAACTCATCATCAAATAGCCTTTCAAGACTTGTTTTGGCAATCAACAAAACCAAGAAACTCCTTGCCAAGAACTTGAGCAAGCTCAGTTTCCACCGAGCTTCGACTCATCTAGTTCTTTCCGAGCTCAAACCTTATCGAACACAATGGACCGGAGCACTGAAGAAGCTCGAGAGCTCGAAGGAAGAGAGAGCCATAGTCACAACAAGAAGCATTATAATGAAATCAGGACCATTAGACAGAAGAATGCAAGACAAATTGATGGCCACCAACAGGAATCAGAGTGCCTCAGGTCCTCTTGATGGAAGAGTACTTCAAGAAAAGTTGATGTACCCCAATAAGAGCCCAATGAAATCAGGTCCATTGGACAGAAGATACAAAGACAGTTCTGTTTATCCAAGCAGAATCAATAAATCTGGACCATTGGATGCAAAGGGCTATAGTAGCCCAAGGCTTAATCACTACAATCAAGAAATGATTCCAGCTGATGATGGGGTTATCTACTCACAATGGTCTTTAATGTTTCAAGATATGAAGCCCACTTGA